A region of the Streptomyces sp. NBC_00442 genome:
CCGCCACCTTCGCGGTGACCTCGATCAGGGCGCCGGTGTCGTCGTTGGGGACCACGACCGGCTTGGTGAAGCGGACGCCGTACTCGGTGACCGCACCCGGGTCGCCGGCCCAGTCGGTGACCACGCGGACCGCCTCGGCCATGGTGAACATGCCGTGCGCGATGACGTCGGGCAGCCCGACCTCCTTCGCGAACTTCTCGTTCCAGTGGATCGGGTTGAAGTCGCCGGACGCGCCCGCGTACCGCACGAGCATGGCGCGGGTCACGGGGAAGGACGCCGCCGGCAGCTCGGTGCCGGGCTCGACGTCCTCGTAACGGATCTTCGCGGTCATCTCAGGCCCCCTCGGCCGCTCGGGACACCAGCTTGGTCCAGGCGGTCACGACGTGTTCGCCCGCCTCGTCGTGGACCTCGCCCCTGATGTCCAGGATGTCGTTGCCCGCAAGGGACTTGATCGCCTCGATGGTCGAGGTGACGGTCAGCCGGTCGCCCGCGCGGACGGGACGGCTGTACGCGAACTTCTGGTCGCCGTGCACCACCCGGCTGTAGTCGAGGCCCAGCTGCGGGTCCTGGATGACCTGGCCGGCCGCGCCGAACGTGATGGCGAACACAAAGGTGGGCGGCGCGATCACATCGGTGTGCCCCAGGGCCTTGGCCGCCTCCGGGTCGGTGTAGGCCGGATTCTCGTCCCCGACCGCCACGGCGAACTCGCGGATCTTCTCGCGGCCGACCTCGTACGGGGCAGTGGGCGGGTAGGTCCGCCCCACGAAGGACTGGTCGAGCGCCATCGGCTGGCTACCTCCTGTTGATCAGGAATGAAGGGTGCATCAGGGATGAACGGTGCAACGCCGAGAGGCCGCTCCCCGGTGTGGGGAACGGCCTCTCGAACGAGCCTGAGTGCCAGACGCCGTGGTTAGCGGGTCTCGCGGTGCGCAGTGTGCGAGTTGCAGCGCGGGCAGTGCTTCTTCATCTCCAGTCGGTCCGGGTTGTTACGCCGGTTCTTCTTGGTGATGTAGTTCCGCTCCTTGCACTCCACGCAGGCCAGCGTGATCTTCGGGCGGACGTCGGTGGCAGCCACGTGAGTGCTCCTTGACGGACGGGTTGACGGATGAACGCATAAAAGAGTAGCCGATCGAAGGACCGACCCCACAATCGGCTACTGTGTGTAGCGGTGACCGGACTTGAACCGGTGACACAGCGATTATGAGCCGCTTGCTCTACCGACTGAGCTACACCGCTTTGATACGGAGTCCCTCACCCGAAGGTGAGGGCTTCCGCACCAGAGCCCCAATACGGAATCGAACCGTAGACCTTCTCCTTACCATGGAGACGCTCTACCGACTGAGCTATTGGGGCGAGCGAGGAAGACATTACACGCACTCTCGCCGATCGCCCAAATCCGTTTCGTGCCGCCCTCGGACGCCCCTCTCGGGACGCCGTCCCACCGGTCCCGTAGGCCACTCAGGGCCACACCGGTACGACTATTCCGCTCCTCCTCGATGCGCGCCGCGGCCGCCCCTAGGCTCGCCTCACGCTGCGTGATCATGCCCGCCCGAGCCCGATCACCCGAGCCCGATCAGGAGCGCGATGTCCGACAGCCACCAGCAGCCGGCCCACTCCCCCGGCACCGGCGAAGGCCCCGACCCCGCCTCCGGTTCCTCGTTGCTGCTGTGCGGCGCCAGGCTCGCCGACGGCCGGAGCGTGGACGTGCGGCTGGGCGGCGGCCGCATCGAGGCGGTGGGCACCGCGGGCAGCCTGGCCGCACACGGCTCCGCACGCGTCGACCTGGACGGCTTCCTGCTACTGCCCGCGCCCGCCGAGCCGCACGCCCACGGCGACACCGCGCTGACCGCCCTCAGCGCCGAGGGCCCCGTCGCGTACGCGGTCGAGGAGGTCCAGCGCCGGGCCACCGAGGCCGCCCTGCTGCAGCTCGGCCACGGCGCCACGGCGCTGCGCTCGCACGTACGCATCGACGAGGTCAGCGGGCTCGACCCGCTGGAGGCGGTGCTCCAGACCCGGCGCTCCCTGCGCGGCCTCACCGAGCTCGCGGTGGTCGCGGTGCCGCGGCTGCTGACGGGGGTGGCCGGCGCGGACGGGCTCGCCATGCTGCGCGACGCGGTCAAGATGGGCGCCTCCGTGGTGGGCGGCTGCCCCGATCTCGACGCCGACCCGGCCGGCTACGCCGAGGCCGTCCTCGAACTCGCCGCCGAGCACGGCTGCGCGGTCGACCTGCACACCGACGCCGCCGACCCGGCGCGCCTCGCCCGCCTCGCGGCGATGTCCGGCGGTCTGCGCCCCGGCGTCGTCATCGGCCCGTGCGGCGGCCTGTCCCGGCTCCCCCGCGAGACCGCGGCCCGCGCCGCCGACCAACTCGCCTCCGCCGGGGTCGCGGTGACCTGCCTCCCACAGGGCGGCTGTGGCATGACGGACCGTCAAGGAGCAGCTCCGGTAAGACTGTTGAGGTCGGCCGGGGTGCGACTCGCGGCGGGGAGCGGCTCGTTGCGCGACGTCTCCAACCCGGTCGGCCGCGGCGACCCGCTGGAGGCCGCCTACCTGCTCGCCTCCCAGGCCGGCCTGCGTCCCGAGGACGCGTACGCGGCGGTGAGCACGGTGGCCCGCGAGACGATGGGGCTGGCCGAGGTGCGCGTGGAGGCGGGCTTCCCCGCCGAACTGCTCGCGGTGCGCGGCGAGCGCATCGCGGGCGTCCTCTCCCTCGCCTACAGCCGCATCGTCATCCACCGGGGCCGCGTGGTGGCCCGTACGAGCGCGGTGCGCGAGTACTGCGACTCGGCCGCGGCGGTCGCCCTCGACCTGCCCCGCCAGGGGCGGTCGGAGTCCGGTCGCGGCGAGCCCGGCTGACACTCCACCGGCGAGCGGCGCGATCTCCGCGTACCGTCGTGACCATGCGCATTGTCATTGCTGGAGGTCATGGTCAGATCGCGCTGCGGCTCGAAAGGCTGCTCGCGGCGCGGGGCGACGAGGTGGCGGGCATCATCCGCAAACGGGAACAGGCGGACGACCTGCGGGAGGCCGGCGCGGAGCCGGTCGTGCTCGACCTGGAATCGGCGACGGTCGACGCGGTCGCCGATGTGCTCGGCGGCGCGGACGCCGTGGTGTTCGCGGCGGGCGCGGGCCCGGGGAGCGACGCCGCGCGCAAGGAGTCGGTGGACCGGGCGGCGGCCGTGCTGCTGGCCGACGCGGCGGAGCGGGCGGGCGTGCGGCGCTATGTCATCGTCTCGTCGATGGGCGCGAGTTCCTCCCACGCCGGCGACGGCGTCTTCGACGCCTACCTGCGTGCGAAGGGCGCCGCCGATGACGCCGTACGCTCCCGGACGGCCCTGGACTGGACGGTTCTGCGGCCCGGATCGCTGACCAACGACGCGGGCAAGGGCCTGGTCTCGCTCGCCGCGTCGACGGGATGCGGCACCATCCCCCGCGACGACGTGGCGGCGGTCCTTGCCGAGCTCCTGGACTCCCCGGCCACCGCGGGCCTGACCCTGGAGCTGATCAGTGGCTCGGCGCCGGTGACGGTGGCGGTGAAGGGCGTGGCGGGGAACTGACCGCGTCCCTCGGGACGGGCTCGGCCGGGCCACGGCGGCACAACGAAGAAACCCCGGGTGACCTTTTCAGGTCACCCGGGGTCTCACCCAGTGTGGCGGCGCCAGGATTCGAACCTGGGTAGGCAGAGCC
Encoded here:
- a CDS encoding MaoC family dehydratase, translated to MTAKIRYEDVEPGTELPAASFPVTRAMLVRYAGASGDFNPIHWNEKFAKEVGLPDVIAHGMFTMAEAVRVVTDWAGDPGAVTEYGVRFTKPVVVPNDDTGALIEVTAKVAAKLDDDARTVRVDLTATSAGQKVLGMSRAVVRLA
- a CDS encoding MaoC family dehydratase N-terminal domain-containing protein — its product is MALDQSFVGRTYPPTAPYEVGREKIREFAVAVGDENPAYTDPEAAKALGHTDVIAPPTFVFAITFGAAGQVIQDPQLGLDYSRVVHGDQKFAYSRPVRAGDRLTVTSTIEAIKSLAGNDILDIRGEVHDEAGEHVVTAWTKLVSRAAEGA
- the rpmG gene encoding 50S ribosomal protein L33; the protein is MAATDVRPKITLACVECKERNYITKKNRRNNPDRLEMKKHCPRCNSHTAHRETR
- a CDS encoding hydrolase; amino-acid sequence: MSDSHQQPAHSPGTGEGPDPASGSSLLLCGARLADGRSVDVRLGGGRIEAVGTAGSLAAHGSARVDLDGFLLLPAPAEPHAHGDTALTALSAEGPVAYAVEEVQRRATEAALLQLGHGATALRSHVRIDEVSGLDPLEAVLQTRRSLRGLTELAVVAVPRLLTGVAGADGLAMLRDAVKMGASVVGGCPDLDADPAGYAEAVLELAAEHGCAVDLHTDAADPARLARLAAMSGGLRPGVVIGPCGGLSRLPRETAARAADQLASAGVAVTCLPQGGCGMTDRQGAAPVRLLRSAGVRLAAGSGSLRDVSNPVGRGDPLEAAYLLASQAGLRPEDAYAAVSTVARETMGLAEVRVEAGFPAELLAVRGERIAGVLSLAYSRIVIHRGRVVARTSAVREYCDSAAAVALDLPRQGRSESGRGEPG
- a CDS encoding SDR family oxidoreductase, which translates into the protein MRIVIAGGHGQIALRLERLLAARGDEVAGIIRKREQADDLREAGAEPVVLDLESATVDAVADVLGGADAVVFAAGAGPGSDAARKESVDRAAAVLLADAAERAGVRRYVIVSSMGASSSHAGDGVFDAYLRAKGAADDAVRSRTALDWTVLRPGSLTNDAGKGLVSLAASTGCGTIPRDDVAAVLAELLDSPATAGLTLELISGSAPVTVAVKGVAGN